TCGGTAACGCACACGCGCTTTGATGCTCGGACGACACCAAAATGGCGGGCGGCCGTGGCATTTGCACGCCTGACTGACGCCGCGCATTCTCCCGGTCAGACTCCCTGGACAGCATGTCGAGCAGCGAGAGGATCTCCTTCCTGCAGGAAAAACTGCAGGAGATCAGGAAATACTACATGAGCCTCAAGTCCGAGGTGGCGTCCATCGACAGACGCAGGAAGCGCTTAAAAAAGAAGGAGCGGGAAGGTAAGGAGTAGCGGTAGCAAAGCCCCGCCCCCGGGGGGGGCAAGCGGCCCTCAAAGCACTTCTCGTCATTCCCCGTCAGTGTCCAACACCACGGCGTCCACGTCGTCGGGTTCTTCGGACGCGGCGATGAGTCCGTCCTCTGCCTCGCCCGCTCAGAGCACCCTGGCCGTGGAGTGCAGGTGATGACGCGTGCCCCCGCCCGGggaggacggacggacggaggcACGCCGCCCAACTGACTGACCGATGCTCAGATGCAGCGGGGACACGACGGACCACAGAAAAGGACTGACTTGCTGTGAAACGCTTGAGCAGCCGCAgagcattaccccccccccccccaaacctcctGCCTTTACTCACTGTCAACTTCCTACTTTGGTCCTTatttcttcactttttttcattcttcactTCTTGACGCatcacttttatttattattattatttttttacttaactGTCGCCATCCACTTCCTTCCTTTTCCCCCCTCTCGGCTCACCTGGGATTTGTCTGAGCCCCTTTGGAGGGAGAGGTCACAGTTCAGGGGGAGGAGCCAAAGCAGCTGCTTATGCAAATGATTTGACGCCAGATTTTGAagtccagtaaaaaaaaaaaaatgattttttaaaaaaacttttttctatAAAATTAAAGCTTATATTTTAgtaagaaaaaacaggaaaacggataaataaaggtgttttgtttttgtgttgcgtTGCAGTGAGGAAGTTTTGAGTTAAAAATGAGGACTTTGATTGCGTTTATTTctgaccaatgacaaaaaaaaaaaaaaaaactcttcctcGCAGATATTTTGTGGCCCGCTCGCTTCTTGCCATTTCCTGTTTTGCTCGTGGACTTTTGTGTACATAAGATGACAAGCGAAAATGTAAAGAATGATTTATAATATTTTTATGAGAAGACTTTGTTACGCTTCTGTCAGCTGCCAAGAAAACACTTCCTGGATGCCGCAGCGCCCATTTCCAATAAAGTTCTTAAATatccattttctttgtgtgcgCAACAGGCAGTGCGAGAGCGTCAAGGGGTGTGTCAGACTCTGTGTGTACCTGAACACTTGAGAGCCTGCGGGTGTGTTCAGGGGCTTCATGCAAGGACACAATATGACATTACGGTTTTATAGCTTTGACACATTATAAAACAagcacatggggggggggcctttgaGTGTGTGGCGTCAGTCTCATCTGGGTTGCGCCAGCAGACCAGCTTTGGCAGCCAGGGCCTCATTCTGCTGGATGTGGTACTCCTGGAAGCGCATGGAAATCCGCTGGGTCATCTTCAGGTACTTCTGGAGACACGACTCGGAGCACATCGACTGCGGACCCACAACAAGGTGGACAAGATGATGACGCGGACCATCAGGCGCCAACGGTAGAACCGCATCCTGACAGGCCCCTACCTCCTCGGGCCGGACCTCCCGGCTGGTGAAGTCTTTGATGCAGTCCATGAAGCAATTCTCGGTCAGCTTGTTGTACGTCCCGAGGAACTCTTTGAACTGAGACCGGAAATGTCGTCACAACGTTAGCAAAACCCTGTAATCACGTCAGTTTGGCTCACAAACGGGAGGTGTGCGCTGACCTGTTTGATCTGGTCTGACTCGGACACCTGAACCGCCATGTCGGACGGCGGGAGAGGAACCACCAGTGAGACCTCTTCTCACGACCTACAAAAGAATAAGAAGTGTTTATTATCGCCGTTATCATTATAATAGTAAAGATGTTTATTCTGTCGACGGGCTAACGAAAACAAATAAGCACGAGCGCTGAGGCTAAAAGCTAGCTAAATCCATTTAGCTTCAATTTTAAATAGCTCCTGATAATTTATTCAGATCACGTCCTCTAAAAATAATACACACAACTGCGCGGATGTTCTGTATTCTAGTTTTCTAGGTCGCCACGACTTTGTTTCCGTCCCTCACCTAGGGGAGTGTTCAAGCGCTCCAAGCGGACTGTAAGGACAAAAGGACGCACCGGAAGTGTGAGTCCCTCGATaaccttaaaaaacaaaatgtacaggaAGATGGAAACGCGTTATTTGGGTAATAATCGATTTTAGACATCCAAcagaatcatccatccattatctgaaacgCTTTGTCCTCAGTAGAGTGTGTCCGATCGAAATTAACATCCGGGTCCGAAGATTGTAACACTACAAAGTTCCGTTCTTAAGTGTCACTGTGTGTTCGAATAAAACATGATCAAACttgtaaaaaatacatcatagtTGTAGTAGGTCCCTGTGTTACATTTTGGGATTCTTTTTAGATCACTGGTGTTGATTATAGTCACTGTAAGAAGAAGCGGGATGTCACACTAATAGTGTGACATCCTGCTTCTTGGAGCGGAAGTTGGAAGTACAGTTCGTGGCAACACTTCACTCAACCACTTTGGAGGCTTTCGCTCTTTTTTCGTCACCATTCTCATCCTAACTACCGCTTTCCACTCCCCGACACGCTTTAAAAGCGCaatttttgtccaaatgaatGTGGGTTTCCAAACTCGATCGCTGTGCCTCAACTGAGTCGGACACTTTGAGCGGGAACTTTAAAGTAGGGCGAGCGGAAGCTAGCCGTCTCGTAAATCGAGTCGGCGATGAGCGTGTTGTCACGTGTGGACGTGACCCGGACTCGGTCCTCGACCAAGACTTGTCCTGACGCTGGGCCGGGTACTTCCCCGGTCCGTTTGACGATCCAGAAGGTGAGCGGCGAGCACCAGCGAAGTTTCGGACGCGCAAAGCTAGGACGCAAATCGCACGGCGGAGCTCCTCGTCGCACTCTGGCTGGCTCGCAACACGGTGAGTGTGACGTCACACGACACACTACGGTTGTTATGACTCAAGTGGTTCAGCAGGGGGAGGTGTCTGTATGTGTCATAGTGTTTCGCTACTATGCCAATACAAGGATGGAAAGCGttccctcacttatcgcggttaaATGGGGACCGGAACCCTGCCTTAAGTTACATCAATTGTTCTTAAGTGAATTGCTAacgttgatttttttcttcttccaggtCGTGACCTCCTGACCTCCCATTTTGAGCCAGGGTCTCGAGGGGTCGTTTTGGCGGCTCTCCAGCAGCGGTGAGCACTGTCGCGTCTTTGCTTGGTGCTCTGATGTTTTCGTTGACGCATTTCCTGTGTTGCTCAGCTCTCATAGCGCCTCCCagaggcggaaagtgaaagtTCAGCTGTTAGAACCACAGCagaggaacaacaacaacagcagcagcagcagcagcagcagctccagcAATGCGGCAGGGGGACACAAGGGGGCGCAGTCGCTGTCTTGCAACCTAGGAGACAACttaagtacaaagaaaaaggtcAACGCTGCAGCTTTAATTGGCCAGGTTCATATCATGTGACCTATGTGTAACAACAAATCAAACGTATGTGTGTGAGTAGGACCACATGGGTGTAGGTGTGTGTCAGCAGGTGGACACCATTGACAGGTATACACCCAGAAAGTCTTGCTGTACATGAGGACACCCAAGCACCACTTGACCGCCGTTATCACTTGTCACTTGTTTGCCACCTGACTGCGTGCGCTCTCATAGAGACGACTGGGCCAGCAGGATGGAGGCGGTCCACCGTCGCCAGTTGGAGCTTCAGGTGAGCGAGTTGCTCATCGTTTCGCCCCCGGGCAGCAGCCGGTTGCCTTCATCGTTGCTCTCATCATAGAATCAGCTGCTGCAGTCGGCTCTCAGTATTGTCGCACGCTGCACGTCCTCCAACCAGGAACCGCCTGCCGTTCAGCAGGTGGACCCTGctggtatgcacacacacacacacatgagcgcACACAGTCACGTTGTTGTTGAGATCTGTGAGCTGACCACAAGGCGGCAGTGTTGTTTCTAAGATgacttgtgtttgtgttgccACGACAACGGACACCAGACAGGAGTCCTTTCCCTTCTGGGATGACTGGTTGTCATGGAAACAAGGCTGCTGCTATTTTTAGTCTCTTGgcagcttgttgtttttttggggggttgggggggggtttcctcAAGTTCTTTCATGCTGTTCTTACTCATTGTTGCTCTGCTTCATGTGATATTTTTAATTAGAGGCCCTTATCAAACCGTCAACGAGGACCAGTGTGGAGTCTGACACGGTTACCATGGGAACACACACAGACCACACCAGGTgtgtgattgtattttttttatatgcatctatttatatatctatctatagatatggatatgtgtgtgtgtgtgtgttttgtcctcTGAAGGGCATCCGCATCTGATTACAAATTCAGCATCTGCGTATTTGCATACACGTCTCCATAGTAACGCGTCTCCATTTCCATTGTGTGCATTAGAGCAAATGTGTCCGTGTGTGCATCAGGTCTGCGGCTTTGATGTTTTGCCACAAGGCATCTCGGTGgcgttcgcccccccccccctgacgagatctacacacacacacacacacacacacactgttgttGTGCTGAAGATGTGTGCGTCGTATTTGTGTGCACGCGTTTGCGCGCATGTTCAGCGTCGATGTATTTGGGTGACGCTAAGCCACTCCTCATTTGCGTGcgcgtctctctctctgtcgctcATGAAATGCTTTGTCCACACGTCAGTTGGGGTAGCGGAGTGATGTCACACACGAGCATGTGCCATGCCAGGGGGTgacgggggcagggggggttgtCTTTGTGCAAGAGTGTGCCTGCGTGTCGGATTCCTCAACGCAGCGCAGCCCCGCCCTCTTCCCTCTCTGCAGCAGGCTggtgagggggggcggggggagaaaaaaaaaattctcccgcACTTTGTGCTCTGGTCTCATATTTTCTGCGTGCGCTCGGCGGAGGCAGCGGCGAGGCAGGAAGGCAGGCGGCCCAGGGACCGGTCATGTCCTCCCCCCCGCAGCCGTCGTTGGCGCGCAGACAGTCCTGTTACCTCTGCGACCTGCCCCGCATGTCCTGGGCCATGATCTGGGACTTCAGCGAGCCCGTCTGCCGCGGCTGCGTCAACTACGAGGGCGCGGATCGCATCGAGTTCGCCATCGAGACCGCCCGCCACCAGAAGCAGAGTCACGGGCTGCAGGAGCCCAAAAGCGGCAAGGAAATCGCGGGCCAGCATCCGGCGGACGGACCGGGAAGGTCCCTGCAGACCTCTATGGACCGGTACCCGGCGctcggcgcggacgcccgggcCAGGTCGGACTACCAAGGTAGGCTGCCCAACGGGCTCGGGTGTCCGAATGGCTTCAAATTGGACGAGGGCCCCCCCGAGCTGAACCGTCAAAGCCCCAACTCCAGGAGCAGGGCTCACGGGGGTCCGGCGGCGGCTCCGGGACTCCTTAACGTGCCGCCCAACCTGCTACCCCAGACGCCGCTGAACGCGCAGGGCGCGGCGAGCCGCGGCGCGCCGCAGGGCTCCGCGCCGGGCCCGCCGTGTTTGAGCGAGCCCGCCTCAAAGCGGCCGCCGTCCGCGCCGGGGACGGAGCAGGAGCGGGAGGCGAAAGAGAAGCAGAGGAACGCGGAGACGCTGAGCGAGCTGAGCGAAAGCCTTCGCAACCGACAGGACGACTGGGCCAACAAGCCCAAGATGGTTCGAAACACCCTGCTGGCTCTGTCCGGCTGCACGCCCTTCGAGGTCCGCTTCAAGAAGGACCACGGCCTGGTTGGCCGCGTCTTCGCCTTCGACGCGGTGTCCAAACCCGGCGCGGACTACGAGCTGAAGATCTTCATCGAATACCCGAGCGGTTCCGGTAACGTGTTCTCCAGCGCCTCGGGGGTGGCCAAGCAGATGTACCAAGACTGCATGAAGGACTCGGGCCGAGGTCTGTCCTCCGGGTTCAAGTACCTGGAGTACGAGAAGAAGCACGGTTCCGGCGACTGGCGCCTGCTCGGCGATTTGTTGCCGGAACCTCTGCGGGTCTTCAGGGACTGCGTGGGGGGGGACATGCTGCCGCAGCCCCACCTCGACGGAGCCCACCCGCCGCTGCCGTCCTCCGCCCGGGCCCGGGCCCCGAGCGGCTCCAGGGGCGGCTCCAGGAAGAGAAAGTCCTCGCCGGAACCGGATTCGGCCGAGACCGGCCCGAAGCCGATGGAAGAGCGGCACCGGCGGTGGCTCGCCGACCAGGCCGAAGCGCTCAAACTTTCCTTTGGCGACCGGCCGTTGGGCCCCGCCCCCGGGCGCTCCAGCCCGGCCGAGTCGGCCGAGTCCCCCGCCGCCGCGGCGTCGCCCGCGAAGGACCGAGACTCGGTCCACTCTAGCGGCGGGCCGACTTCCCCCGCGGGGGGCCAGAGGCCCCCTCCCTCGGGCGGCGCCGAGCCGAGCAACGCGGCCGCCAGCGGCCCCCTGTGCTGCACGCTGTGTCGCGAGCGGCTGGAGGACACCCACTTTGTCCAGTGCCCGTCGGCCGCCCACCACAAGTTCTGCTTCCCGTGCTCCCGAGACAGCATCAAGGCCCAGGGCGCCGCCGCCGAGGTCTACTGCCCCAGCGGGGACAAGTGCCCCCTGGTGGGCTCCAGCGTGCCCTGGGCCTTCATGCAAGGCGAGATCGCCACCATCCTGGCGGGCGACGTCCAAGTCAAGAAGGAGAGGGACCCTTGAGGACGCCCGCATGGGGCGGGCCGAACTCCCGGCGGGCCGCGGGGAAGAGCAACATTGTGTGCGTGGTGATTGTAAATTCTCCtgacagacaccccccccccccgacccccacccccacttgaCTCCATCCTGACACGGAAAGATCTTGGTGCAGTCCACATGTAGCACTTGAAGGTGCTGCTTTGACTTCCAATGGCTGCTTTtgggttttgggggggagggggcatctTGGGGGCGGTCCGGAAAGACAACAAGCGCCATTCGCGGCATTCCGACACGGCAGCGAGCGGGAAGACATTTTGGGTGCTTGTTGTCGTGCGCGTTTGGCCGAGGTCACGAGGACGGCAGATCGCGGCGTCGCTCCCGAAACGTTTTGATGGCCTCCTCGGACGTTCCGgacttttggctttttttttttttttaacccgtttTCTACTCCATGTTGACGTGTGATTGTGTTCCCGTGGTGACATGTTGTCAATAAAGTCCACTTGCGTCCGTGGCTGATGTGCTTTTATGACGGCCGGGTGGGATTTCGTCTTCTCGTCTGCGCCGCTTTTCTCCTTTATCAGCATCCCCGCCCACTCACCCCCCGCCCGCCGCCGTCGCCATGGGACACGGCAGCAGATGTGTCGCCTAGCAACACGGCCTTTCTGTACCccacggcggccattttgtccgcACCCTcacctccaacacacacacacacacacacacacacgcacgcacgtctCCGCATCCCATAATGTTCCCCCTCCAAATGTGAAGATTAGCATTTAGCGCTCTGTCGTGACTTTGAATAAGGATGATTTATTGGGCCGCTGTCGTTTCCCGCAGGGAGGAGCGCCGCCGCGCCCGAGTGGTTTCCGTGGCAACCCAAGCCAACGACAGtccggcggcgccggcgcacgcAGAGGTGAGGATGCGGCTGAGGACGTCATGCGATTGTCAAAGATGGCAGCGGGCTAAgtcgtgcggggggggggggggggggggacggataCGTGAGTGGAAAAGGCcacagagtgaaaaaaaataaaataaaatcgacGAGTGGAGGTCGACGTGAGTGAAAACGACCTTTGCTACTTTGCAGGTGTGTTGAATTGCGCACGGTCCAGCCGAGATGTGCTTTCATTCTTAACCAGGggggggcaattatttttttgcggagGGCCACATGAGACCCAGAAAATATTCttgagggccggatcaaaagcgTAAACTCAATTCAACATCAtatgaattggatttctttctttaaaaagccgtattttgcattttttttttaaagaggacaTGATtctgtcgtatcgaacgggatttgctggACTTGGCGCTaccgcgggcttccgtatcatcTCCCGTCTTCCTCCctctgctctgcaacttcaagtaactgcgccacctggtgttgaaatgcccgtcattacaagtccaaatgaaatgaatgcagccgTTGACGTCCAGCCTTATTGGCGTagcaaccttcggcgggccggatttggcccgcgggccctaGTTTGCCCACTCTAtgtgtgcgtggggggggggggaggaatttCGCCACAGGGGGGAGCGGCGGCGGAGCGAGGCCACTTTTGCTTCTCGAAAGCAGGCCGCGCGATTTTTGACGTGTTTTGCCGCAGAGCGaagcccccccgccgccgccgccgtccgcgTTGGAGGAGGCCCGCCGGCTTCTGCGCCGGCTTCGGCGGCACAAGAAAATTCTGGACGACAATCTGGAGACGGCGGAGAGGGCCCGCGGCGGCGAGCTTCTGCGCTGCCAGCTGGAGGCTCTGGCGGCTAACAGGTAGCCGATGCGCTTCCATTCCGACACTGCGGGTGGCGCCGCTGAGCTCGCCGTCTTGTCCGCTGTGACTTTGGCAGCGAATGGAGCCAGCGGGCTCGCGTCAAGAAGACGGTGGACGCGTGGATACACCTGATGGGCAAAGACGCTGGTCCGCTTCCGACTCCCTCGCCCAAGGTCCCGGTGAGAAAGAAACCAAGTGATTCAAAATTGCTCCTTCACGGCCAAACCCAAAAACCGTCTTGTGCGTGGCGCAGGCCAGAATGGTTGGGGGGGCGGCCGAGCGCGGACCTGCGGCGCCATCGGCCCGGCCGAGATCGGCAGTCAAGGCGCTCGGCGGGACAACAAGTGGGAGGCCGCCGGCGGGGAGAGGACAGAGAAGCCGAGCGCCCGCCCCCGAGCGGGTACCCGCCCACTTGCTCGGATCTCTGCACGCCCGTGGCCAGCGCCCGGCGTGCTCGATGCCCCGGGGGGGGGCGCCCGGGCCCGACGAATCCTACCTGACGCGCCTGTACGGGAGAGCGCCGCGCAAGGCGCCCACGCCGACGCCAGGCATTGGGAGGAGCCCGCCGCTTCGCTTCAATTTGACGGCGCCGCCCGTCAACAGGAAGCCACGCCCCCAGGCGCTGGACGCCGCCAAAGGTCAGACGTGTTTAGAGCCCCAGACTTGGGGGGTCTCATCGTGTCTGTGGGAAACAAAAAGCCGCTCTGCATCATGTATTTTCAGGCGCCACGACGAAAGCGGCGCCGCGCCGAtcctcccgccccccctccgccgaaTCCGACGACCTTCCCCGCCAAGGTTCCCTGGCCAAGGTTCCTTCGCCGTCTGTGGCCATCCCGCTCGGTCAGTAACGCAGTTACCGACGCGCAAATCCTCCGCGAGCCTTTTCAACTTTATCCCGTTGCCTCCCAAGCGCGTCCGAGGATAGGCCCCTCCCCCGGGTGTCGGCGCGGCGAGTCCTCGCCTCCTGTGGCATTTTCACTTCTGGCCCACGCGGAGGCGGAGCAGGAGACGCCCGAGCGAGCCGCGGCGGGGCCTCCTCCCGCCCCAGATCCTCCCTCCCAACCAAGTCCCGCACCCCCGGAGGAGGACCGGGAGCTCGCCGACGACGAAGGACTCGAGGTGGGTCGTGCGGTGGAAAGGGGGGGCCTGACCTTCGGGGAGTTCGCCACCCGAGGAACCCCGCCCGGATAGCCAAAGGGAATTCCTGATGGCCGACTTCCTTCGTCTTTTTTGTCAGGTGGAACCCGACTCGCCCGAGGCTCTGGAGCGAGAGCAAGCGGAGCCGCCAGATGACGGCGACGCTGCGGAAACGGTTGCTAGGGAGAGCCGGGACGAGCCGGATGAAGGCGGCGAGATCCCCGGGAGGGACTTCCTGTCCATGGCCGATGCGGTACTGACCACGTCGAACGTGAGCCAGCGTCTCGCCGCTTAGCCGCCATCTTGACGAGGCTCCACATTTGTTGACCGCCGCTAGCGAAAGCCTGATCCCGCCTCCCACCTCATTCCAGGCCCAGGAGGAGTCTGCCGGGGGCGAGGGAGCGTTTGACCGGGACGGCGATCCGTCTCCTCCTCTGCTCGTCTACCGGGGGCCGCTTGGCCCGGCCGAGGACGGCGGCGCCGTGCCCCCCCCTCCTTGTGGCTCGCCGCCAAACCTGGACGACCGCACGCTGGACCGAATGGTgcaatggtgagaggaaaatTGCACCGACGGACTCGTCGACGGGTCCGAACGACCTTCCGGCGAATAATCCCGATGAGGAAACGATCAAAGTCCGGCGGCGGCGGTTGACTGTGGCGTTGCGTTCAGGTTGGAGCGGCAGCTGATGGCGAGAATGATTCGCGGGCGGTCCCCGCCTCCGCCCCCTGCGCCCCCCGAGCCCAACGAGCAGTCGGACGCCGAGGACCCGAGTCCGGCCTCAAGCGTTGGTGAGCGAAGACCCGCGGCCGACGTTCGGAATCCGCTCGTTCGGAGAGCGGCCGGATGGTGACGTTTGCGCCGTGCTCGCGTGCCGCAGCGGAGGCGGCCAGCGGCGGAGCTCTTCCGTTCTTGGCGGACGCCGGCGTTCAAGTGGACTCGCCTTTCGTCAAGGAGCTGCTGAACGAGGTTTTGTCCGAGATGGTGGACCAGGTGCTGGCTCCGAGGGAGCCGCCGCTTCCGGGACCTGCGCCCGATCGGGGACCGAATCCCAGCCCAGGGGGGCCTTCTTCCTTCCAGGAGAAAAGTGTTCCCGTGGTGGCCACACCTGTGCCCACCCCGCCTCCGAATCCCGTTGCGTCCATCCAAGAGCCCCTCCCTCTCTGCACGCCCACGCCGTCTGAAGCAACCAGCTTGCCGATGGACGATTCCCCGCCGCCGAGCGTCGCGGCCCCTCCAGGTAGGAGTTCACGCTCGCGACTGAACTCAAGTCAAGCCCGCTGCCGTACAAGGAGCTCAAGTATTTGTCACCGCAACAAAAGCAGCACCTTGTCATGACGTCATCGAATCGAGTGGAAAGAATCCGGCGTCGATTGGCTTGCCCTTGCACTACTCCTTCCGGCCACCGGGCGGCAGCGTAACGCATATGTCGGCCCCATATGCCAAGCCGCTCCAAATTTTATCAGCCAAGCGCAGTAATACGAGTCGTCGGCAACTCGGAGGTTGGCTCGCTCGTATCTCGAGGCGGCCCCCGCTCAGCCCTTCGCAAGCCGGCGATGCCCGACGCGCTCTCGAAAGCCAAGTGCGTTCAAATGATTTGTTCTTTTTCGCCGACTGGCGCTTTGTGCCTTCAGAGCCCGTAGCCACGCCCATCCCGAGCCCCGAAGCAAGCCCCCCCGCGGAATTTCCCTCTTCGGAAGTGGCCGACGCGCCGTCCTCGGGGAAAGCCGGCCTGCCGTCGGACGACGAGGAAGAGCACCCGGACGGCCGCTCGCGAGCGCAAGTGGAAGAAGCCGTTGGCTCTCCTCCGcgcgccccctcccccgcggCCCCCCCTCCTCGGGACGATCCAAAGTCTCCCTCCTCCGCTTCTGATGACGCCACCAGCACCGCCAGCAGCTCGAACGGCAGCACGGTGACCGGAAGCGAGACGGGCCTCAAAGCCGTCTCGGAAGGAGAACTGCTGATCAGCTTCCAGCACGTGGATGCCGCCACGGGTAAGTCGGCCAAAGCGCCGTCAGACTTCACGCCCACCAAAATAAATCGTTTCCTTCTTCAGAAGCGGACACTTCCTCCGGTTCTCTTCAAGATGAGGTgagggaaaaaagaagaaaaaaatctccacttcttgcctggcttttttttctttttttacttcctGTCTGTTATTGATCGCTCACTTCCTTCAACTTCCTTCCTGTCTCGATGCATTTCCTGTTTGCATCTGATCACGTCCTGTCTGCGTTTGGAGTTTGTTGTTAGATCACTTCCTGTCCATGGTCACACCCTTTCTATCGCaattcacttcctgtttgcctCATTGATCAATTCCTGTCTGTGACTAATCACTTCCTGTTCCTTTTCTAGGACCTTGAGCCCCCCAGTGAAGGACAGGTCAAAGTGCACATGCTGGAGACGGCGCACACGCTCCGAGGAGAGAGATcactggtacacacacacacacacacacacaccgcactTGACCCTCTGACCTGCTGTGTTTTTcggggcaggaggaggaggaggagctaagCTCGGGGGAAGTGACGGACTCGATCGCGCCTCAACCAGATGGAAAAATCAATCGCTTTGGAGGTGTGACATCACAGCAATGACGAGTGGTGACATCATAGAAGTGTTGTAGAAATGACGTGGCAGCGTAACACTGATCTCATCATTCAACAGAGGCCATTTTGAAACCGACCAATGGCGGCGTCGACTTTGACCCGACTCCGTCGGCCAGTCCCGTGCCGACCTCCGACCTCCAAAGTGAAGCCTCTCAGGTCTCGCCAGCGCACAGACTGACACACTtgaacacacgcgcgcataccAACGCGGCTCAatatgaagtgtgtgtgtgtgtgtgtgtgtgtgtgtgtgtgtgttgacaggtGTTGCCGTTCAGAAGGTCGAGCCCACAAGCAGGTAGGACGCGCccgcgaatcagaaaatggcagCCCCGCGTCTTTGTCCTCTGGCGTTAACTCCTCGGAcgagccaccagggggcagcatACTTGAATCTTAGCGCCTCCTGGTGCTCGCGCGTGTTCCGCCACAGCGCCTTCATGTCGCACTTGCGCTGTCAGCCGTTCGACGGAGATGCCCGAGTTGACACCGTGTGCGTCTGTGGTTGTTTTCAGGCCAGCCGGAAGTGAGCGTCACAACCTCGGCGCCCCCCGAGAAGATGTCGCCCTCCTCAGAAGACTCGAGCGATTTCTTCTAACGTACCGTCGAGGCCGCGAAGGCCCGCTGATGACGTTTGACAATGTGGCGATTGCGGCCGGCTTTAGGACCCTGCAGCCAGCCTCATcggggggggaggcggggggcggTATACCCGGAAAGGTATTACGCTTCAGGAAGTAGTTTTCTACCACAATAAAATGTGGGTCATGTCTTTAGAATGGACATTGTTGATTTTTAATGAgtcatttttaatcatttcttaCGAATAGCAATAAAGATGGAATTATTTCAACGGCGTGGTTTGGAATGTGCCTGAACAAAATCAGTTTCTTCTTCACAcgagtgagctttttttttgtttctcttttgcaaaaaaagtaTAGGATGTGGAATCAAACGATCGCCCAAAGTCATGACGGTTGTCTTTGGGTGATGATTGAGGtcctgttaccatggcaacagtatttttttcttgacgtCATCAATCGATCAATCGACTGCTTTGAACCCTTTCGCTGCAATTGAGCCAAACGTCACGATCGACGCGGTCTGCTATCCTTAATCTGTGCCAAGAGCGCAGCTCCGCTTACCTGTGGGATTGACTGACTTCAGACAGACCAGGAAACGTTCCTTCAACAATGACTTTTTACACGCATGCGCGTTGGCTGAATTGTGTGTGAAGAATGTTGTccctgttgtgtgtgtgaagtgtgtgtgtgtttgttttgcatgtcACTTCTATGCTGTCATGGCAACAGACGAAGGCAAGAATT
This sequence is a window from Hippocampus zosterae strain Florida chromosome 14, ASM2543408v3, whole genome shotgun sequence. Protein-coding genes within it:
- the kiaa0586 gene encoding protein TALPID3 isoform X4 translates to MSVLSRVDVTRTRSSTKTCPDAGPGTSPVRLTIQKVSGEHQRSFGRAKLGRKSHGGAPRRTLAGSQHGRDLLTSHFEPGSRGVVLAALQQRSHSASQRRKVKVQLLEPQQRNNNNSSSSSSSSSSNAAGGHKGAQSLSCNLGDNLSTKKKDHMGVGVCQQVDTIDRDDWASRMEAVHRRQLELQNQLLQSALSIVARCTSSNQEPPAVQQVDPAEALIKPSTRTSVESDTVTMGTHTDHTRCVIERRRARVVSVATQANDSPAAPAHAESEAPPPPPPSALEEARRLLRRLRRHKKILDDNLETAERARGGELLRCQLEALAANSEWSQRARVKKTVDAWIHLMGKDAGPLPTPSPKVPARMVGGAAERGPAAPSARPRSAVKALGGTTSGRPPAGRGQRSRAPAPERVPAHLLGSLHARGQRPACSMPRGGAPGPDESYLTRLYGRAPRKAPTPTPGIGRSPPLRFNLTAPPVNRKPRPQALDAAKGATTKAAPRRSSRPPSAESDDLPRQGSLAKVPSPSVAIPLARPRIGPSPGCRRGESSPPVAFSLLAHAEAEQETPERAAAGPPPAPDPPSQPSPAPPEEDRELADDEGLEVEPDSPEALEREQAEPPDDGDAAETVARESRDEPDEGGEIPGRDFLSMADAAQEESAGGEGAFDRDGDPSPPLLVYRGPLGPAEDGGAVPPPPCGSPPNLDDRTLDRMVQWLERQLMARMIRGRSPPPPPAPPEPNEQSDAEDPSPASSVAEAASGGALPFLADAGVQVDSPFVKELLNEVLSEMVDQVLAPREPPLPGPAPDRGPNPSPGGPSSFQEKSVPVVATPVPTPPPNPVASIQEPLPLCTPTPSEATSLPMDDSPPPSVAAPPEPVATPIPSPEASPPAEFPSSEVADAPSSGKAGLPSDDEEEHPDGRSRAQVEEAVGSPPRAPSPAAPPPRDDPKSPSSASDDATSTASSSNGSTVTGSETGLKAVSEGELLISFQHVDAATEADTSSGSLQDEDLEPPSEGQVKVHMLETAHTLRGERSLEEEEELSSGEVTDSIAPQPDGKINRFGEAILKPTNGGVDFDPTPSASPVPTSDLQSEASQVLPFRRSSPQAGQPEVSVTTSAPPEKMSPSSEDSSDFF